Part of the Halopenitus persicus genome is shown below.
TCGCGGAAGCGTTTCTCGACGTCGACACGAAGGTCGACCTGCTCGAGGCGGTCGTCGACGAGGAGGACCCCGATCTCGTGCTTACCGGCGTCCAGGCGGCCGACGACGCCTTCGGCGCGACCGGCGTCGCGCTCGCCGATCGGATCGGCTTCGAGCACGCCGCCGTCGTCAACGACCTCGACCTCGACGCCGACGCCGGCGTCGCGAACGTCCGCCGGGAGCTCGAGGGCGGCGTGGAGGAGCTGACCGAGGTCGACGTTCCGGCCGTCCTGACGGTCCAGACCGGGATCAACGAGCCACGATACGCGAGCCTCCGCGGGATCCGACAGGCACAGCGCAAGGAGATCGCGACGAAGGACCTCGCCGACATCGGCCTTTCGCCCGACGACGTCGAGGGTGCGCTGACCGTCACGAACATGTACGAGCCGGAAAGCGAGTCCGACGCGGAGATCATCGAGGGCGACCCCGGCGAGGCGGCCGGTCGCCTTGCGGAGGTCCTGCGTGAGAAGGGGGTTGATGCCTGATGGCCGACCCCGCCGTCCTCGCCGTGGCCGAACACCGTCGCGGCGAGCTGCGCGAGATCTCCCTCGAGCTACTCACGGCCGGCCGCGAGCTCGCGGACGCCATCGGCGGCGAGCTCCACGTCGCGGTCGTCTCCGGCGACGTCGAGGCGCACGCCGACTCGCTCAACCGCGAAGGCGTCGACGCGATCCACACGGTCGCGGTCGGCGAGGAGTTTGACCACTCCGTCTACCAGGGCGCCGTCGAGGCGCTGGTGGACGCACACGACCCGACGACCCTTCTCCTTCCCAACTCGGTCAACGGGCTCGATTACGCGCCCGCGGTCGCGGAGAGCCTCGGGGTCCCGCTCGTCACCGACGCGATCGACGTCGCCTATGACGACGCACTGACCGTGACCCGCGAGCAGTACGGCTCGAAGGTCGAAACGACCATCGAGGTCGACGGCGACCGGTTCGCGATCACGATCCGGGGCGGCGAGTGGCCGGCCGCGACGGGGGCCGGCGAGGCGACCATTGAGTCGTTCGACGCTGCCGTCGATCCCGGCGAGTCCGGCGCGCGCGTCCAGGGGTACGAGGAGGTCGGCGACGGCGACGTCGACATCGCCGACGCGGACGTGCTCGTGTCGGTCGGTCGCGGGATCGAGGAGGAGGAGAACCTCGAGCTGATCTTCGATCTCGCGGAGGCGATGGGCGCGACGGTCTCGTCCTCGCGGCCGATCGTGGACAACGGGTGGCTGCCGAAGAACCGGCAGGTCGGTCAGTCGGGCAAGGTCGTGACGCCGGACGTCTACCTCGCTGTCGGGATCTCCGGAGCGGTCCAGCACGTCGCGGGGATGAAGGGAGCGGAGACGATCATCGCGGTCAACACCGATCCGAACGCGCCCATCTTCGACATCGCGGACTACGGCATCGTCGGCGATCTCTTCGAGATCGTTCCGGAACTCATCGACGACTTCGAGTAGCTCGCGTCGCTCGCCCGGCGCGCGGGCCGCCACGCCCGCACTCGATTCGGTCCCTTATGCGAGACCGCGAGGTCAAGACCGGTCCTGAAACCGGGTGGGATGTGACGCCCCGAGCGTCGGACGTATTCCGGTTCGTGTGGCAGTGCGTCCCGAAACCGCCGCTTCGAGCCGCCGCATCGGAGGAAAGGGTATATACTCTCCCGGATGCAGAATCAATACGGAGAATCGGATGTCGGGGGAAGACTTGATAGAGGTGCTCGGGAACAAGTACAACACGGAGATCCTCGCGGCCGCCGACGACCCCAAGTCGGCACAGGAGCTCAGCGACGAGCTCGACGTCCCGATCGCGACGTGTTACCGCCGGATCGACGAACTGGAGGAGGCGGACCTGATCGAGCTACACGACCGGCCGCTCTCGGACGACCGTCGGCGGGTGAAGGTCTATCGACGGCGGGTCGACAGCGTCGTCGTGGAGTTTCACGACGGCGTCTCGATAGAGCTCACCGAGCGGACCAGCGCCGCGAACCGACTCGACGAGGCCTGGCGGAGCCTCTCGAACGCCTAGCGTCCCGTCCGGGATCGGCACGCTCAGAAGGGCGATTCCGACCGCTCCATCATCGCGAACCCGCCGGCCTGGTCGTGGACGGTGAGTCCCCCCGCTCCGATCTCGAGCGGGAAGATGTCGGTGTCGATGTCCTGTTTCCGCATCTTGGCGACCCACACGTACCGATTGACTCCCGACTCGGTCGGCGTCTGGATCAGGTAGACGTTCCCGTCGGTGAGAAAGTTCTCCAGCCCGATCTCCGTGTCCGGGAAGACCGCACCCTGTTCGTTGATCAAAAGCGAGGTCAGGCCGCTCTGCTTGAGGATGTCGGAGAACTTCAGGAGGGAGGTCCGTTTCTCGTGCTCGTCCTCGAAGAAGAGCTGGAACATCGACAGCGAGTCGAGCACGAGCCGGTCGAACTCGCCCTCGGAGACCGTCTCGAGGAGCCGGTCGATCGTCTCGGTGAAGTCCTCGATGCGGAGCATCTCACGTTTATCCAGGATGACGATCTCGCCGTCGTCGACGAGGTCGCCGAACTCCTCGAACCCGATCGACTCGGCAGCCTCCCGGATGTCCTCCTCGTTCTCCTCGAACGAGACGTACACGCCCCGGTCGCCGTGTTCGGTCGCCCCGGTGTAGAGGTACTGAATCCCGAAGATGCTCTTCCCCGTCCCCGGGTTTCCGGAGACGAGCACCGTCGACTGTGCGGTGATCCCACCGCCCAGGATCGAGTCCAGACCGTCGACGCCGGTCGAGACGAGGTGTGACATACTGTCCCCACCTCCGGCAGCGACGGATAAAGTCCTCCCGGTCGATCCGACGTCGAACCCGCGTGCGGACGACGACGTCAATGGAGCTGCCGCTACCGGAGCCGATCGCGGACGGTCACGACAACACCACTATACGTGTCCGCCCCGAACCTTCCGGAAGATGACCGACGAGTTCGACCTGCTCGAGTCCGACGGGTCGCCGGGCGACGAGTGGGAGGAACTCGACGTTTCCGACACCGAGGCTGACCGGATCGCCCGCCGACAGGACCGGGAGTTCAACGAGTTCCGCAAGCGGCTGAAGGACGCCGACCAGTTCAAACTCGACGGGTCGGTCTTCGACGACGCCACGCTCGCGGCGATCTACAAGCTCGTCCAGGACGGCTACATCACCGCCTTCGGCGGGCCGGTCTCGACCGGCAAGGAGGCGAACGTCTTCGAGGCGTTCGGCGAGGACGAAAGCCAGGAGGTCGCCGTGAAGATCTACCGGATCAACTCCTCGAACTTCACCCAGATGCGCGAGTACCTCGAGGGCGACCCGCGGTTCGAGGGCATCGCCTCGGACAAGAAGGCGACCGTGCTGGCCTGGACGAAAAAGGAGTTCGCGAACCTCCGTCGGGCGCGGGGCGCCGGCGTGCGGGTCCCCGAGCCGATCGCCGTCCAGCGGAACGCGCTCGTGATGGAGCTCGTGGGCCACGCCGACGACCGCGCGCGGCGGCTCTCGGAGGTCACCGTCGAGAACCCCGAGACGGCCTACGAGGTCGTCCGGGAGTATATGCGTCGACTCTACCGGGTCGGACTGATCCACGGCGACCTCTCGGAGTACAACCTGATCATCCACGACGGGGAACTCGTCGTGATCGATCTGGGACAGGCCGCCACCGTTCACCACCCGAACGCACGGACGTTCCTCGAGCGGGACTGCCGGAACGTCGCCGCATTCTTCTCCAGGCAGGGCATCGACGTCGATCCCGACGACCTCTGGGACTACGTCACCGAACCGGAGCCCGAGCCGGGGTCCGTTCGGGACGAGG
Proteins encoded:
- the rio1 gene encoding serine/threonine-protein kinase Rio1, with amino-acid sequence MTDEFDLLESDGSPGDEWEELDVSDTEADRIARRQDREFNEFRKRLKDADQFKLDGSVFDDATLAAIYKLVQDGYITAFGGPVSTGKEANVFEAFGEDESQEVAVKIYRINSSNFTQMREYLEGDPRFEGIASDKKATVLAWTKKEFANLRRARGAGVRVPEPIAVQRNALVMELVGHADDRARRLSEVTVENPETAYEVVREYMRRLYRVGLIHGDLSEYNLIIHDGELVVIDLGQAATVHHPNARTFLERDCRNVAAFFSRQGIDVDPDDLWDYVTEPEPEPGSVRDEDSAEDPDDGPADTGDDSTDLDDDSRDADPLENDPIVDP
- a CDS encoding ArsR/SmtB family transcription factor; protein product: MSGEDLIEVLGNKYNTEILAAADDPKSAQELSDELDVPIATCYRRIDELEEADLIELHDRPLSDDRRRVKVYRRRVDSVVVEFHDGVSIELTERTSAANRLDEAWRSLSNA
- a CDS encoding electron transfer flavoprotein subunit beta/FixA family protein codes for the protein MKVLVTVKEVAEVGDDFAIEGTEIAESDLEYDLNEWDDYAIEAGVRLAEDGIADEVVALTIGPERSEETIRMALAKGADRAVRVWDDAIAEAFLDVDTKVDLLEAVVDEEDPDLVLTGVQAADDAFGATGVALADRIGFEHAAVVNDLDLDADAGVANVRRELEGGVEELTEVDVPAVLTVQTGINEPRYASLRGIRQAQRKEIATKDLADIGLSPDDVEGALTVTNMYEPESESDAEIIEGDPGEAAGRLAEVLREKGVDA
- a CDS encoding RAD55 family ATPase codes for the protein MSHLVSTGVDGLDSILGGGITAQSTVLVSGNPGTGKSIFGIQYLYTGATEHGDRGVYVSFEENEEDIREAAESIGFEEFGDLVDDGEIVILDKREMLRIEDFTETIDRLLETVSEGEFDRLVLDSLSMFQLFFEDEHEKRTSLLKFSDILKQSGLTSLLINEQGAVFPDTEIGLENFLTDGNVYLIQTPTESGVNRYVWVAKMRKQDIDTDIFPLEIGAGGLTVHDQAGGFAMMERSESPF
- a CDS encoding electron transfer flavoprotein subunit alpha/FixB family protein codes for the protein MADPAVLAVAEHRRGELREISLELLTAGRELADAIGGELHVAVVSGDVEAHADSLNREGVDAIHTVAVGEEFDHSVYQGAVEALVDAHDPTTLLLPNSVNGLDYAPAVAESLGVPLVTDAIDVAYDDALTVTREQYGSKVETTIEVDGDRFAITIRGGEWPAATGAGEATIESFDAAVDPGESGARVQGYEEVGDGDVDIADADVLVSVGRGIEEEENLELIFDLAEAMGATVSSSRPIVDNGWLPKNRQVGQSGKVVTPDVYLAVGISGAVQHVAGMKGAETIIAVNTDPNAPIFDIADYGIVGDLFEIVPELIDDFE